From the genome of Populus trichocarpa isolate Nisqually-1 chromosome 15, P.trichocarpa_v4.1, whole genome shotgun sequence, one region includes:
- the LOC7481778 gene encoding BTB/POZ domain and ankyrin repeat-containing protein NPR1 translates to MANFSEPSSSLSYTSSSHLSNGSISHNISNSSGAEAGTSLEVISLNKLSSNLEQLLIDSTCDYSDADIVVEGTAIGVHRCILGARSKFFHELFRREKGSSEKEGKPKYCMSDLLPCGKVGYEAFLIFLSYLYTGKLKPSPMEVSTCVDNVCAHDACRPAINFAVELMYASSIFQVPELVSLFQRRLQNFVGKALVEDMIPILVVAFHCQLSQLVTQCVDRIARSDLDNISIEKELPHDVAVEIKLLRRKSISDEENNTEAVDALREKRIKRIHMALDSDDVELVKLLLTESDITLDDANALHYAASYCDLKVVSEVLSLGLADVNLRNSRGYTVLHIAAMRKEPSVIVSMLAKGASALDLTSDGQSAVSICRRLTRPKDYHAKTEQGQEANKDRLCIDILEREMRRNPMAGSASITSHTMVDDLHMKLLYLENRVAFARLFFPTEAKLAMDIAHAATTPEFAGLAASKGSNGNLREVDLNETPIMQNKRLRSRMEALMKTVEMGRRYFPSCSEVLDKFMEDDLPDLFYLEKGTPDEQRIKRTRFMELKEDVHRAFTKDKAEINRTGLSSSSSSSSLKDGISNKLRKL, encoded by the exons ATGGCTAATTTCTCTGAGCCATCGTCATCTCTGAGCTATACTTCATCTTCTCATTTATCAAATGGCTCAATTAGTCACAACATATCCAACTCCTCAGGTGCTGAGGCGGGAACTAGTCTTGAGGTGATTAGTCTAAACAAGCTGAGCTCTAATTTGGAGCAGCTATTAATTGACTCCACTTGTGATTATAGTGATGCTGATATTGTTGTTGAGGGTACCGCTATTGGCGTTCACCGATGTATTTTAGGTGCTAGGAGTAAGTTTTTCCACGAGTTGTTTAGGAGAGAAAAGGGATCTTCagagaaagaaggaaaaccAAAGTATTGCATGAGTGATTTGTTACCTTGTGGAAAGGTTGGATATGAAGCCTTCCTAATTTTCTTGAGCTATTTGTATACTGGAAAACTCAAGCCATCTCCAATGGAAGTCTCAACATGTGTTGACAATGTATGTGCCCATGATGCGTGTAGACCTGCAATTAATTTTGCAGTGGAATTGATGTATGCATCATCCATATTTCAAGTACCAGAGCTGGTTTCACTTTTCCAg AGACGCCTTCAGAACTTTGTTGGGAAAGCTCTTGTGGAAGATATGATTCCAATCCTTGTGGTTGCCTTCCATTGCCAATTAAGTCAGCTTGTCACACAATGTGTTGATAGAATAGCACGGTCTGATCTTGACAACATCTCTATAGAGAAGGAGCTTCCCCATGATGTTGCAGTTGAAATTAAACTGCTCCGACGCAAGTCTATTTCTGATGAAGAAAACAACACAGAGGCTGTGGATGCCCTGCGTGAAAAGAGAATCAAGAGGATACACATGGCATTAGACTCAGATGATGTTGAACTTGTGAAACTTCTCCTGACTGAATCTGATATAACCTTAGATGATGCTAACGCTCTCCATTATGCTGCATCATACTGTGATCTCAAGGTCGTGTCTGAGGTGCTTAGCCTCGGTCTTGCTGATGTCAATCTTAGAAATTCACGAGGTTACACAGTTCTCCACATTGCTGCAATGCGAAAAGAACCATCAGTGATAGTGTCAATGCTGGCGAAAGGAGCATCTGCTTTGGACTTGACATCAGATGGGCAAAGTGCTGTTAGTATTTGTCGAAGGTTGACAAGGCCAAAAGACTATCATGCTAAAACAGAGCAAGGGCAGGAAGCGAACAAGGACAGGTTATGCATTGATATCTTAGAGAGGGAAATGAGAAGGAATCCAATGGCTGGGAGTGCCTCCATCACTTCCCATACAATGGTTGATGATCTGCACATGAAGCTGCTATACCTGGAGAACAGAG TGGCATTTGCAAGATTATTTTTCCCTACTGAAGCCAAGCTAGCCATGGACATTGCACATGCTGCAACAACACCAGAATTTGCTGGTCTTGCTGCATCAAAAGGTTCTAACGGGAATTTGAGGGAGGTTGACCTAAATGAGACACCAATAATGCAGAACAAAAGACTTCGTTCTAGGATGGAAGCCCTTATGAAAACAG TTGAAATGGGCCGACGATACTTCCCCAGTTGCTCTGAAGTGCTCGATAAGTTCATGGAGGATGACCTTCCTGATTTGTTTTACCTTGAAAAGGGTACCCCAGATGAACAAAGAATCAAGAGGACACGTTTCATGGAGCTTAAAGAGG